The Calditrichia bacterium genomic interval AAAAACGAAAATGTGGCATGATTTCATCAGAAAATATGCCAAATAAAGGATAGTCAACATTATGTTTTTGTGAATCTTATAGCGAACAGTATCTATTTGGTATTAACTTTGTATAGTCCACCGATCTTATGTTGGATTTGGGAAATAGCTAAATACGAATAAACATTGCAGTTAAAAACAGAAAGGGGCAAACCATGAATTTTGGCATTCCTAAAGAGGTGCGCCCGTTTGAATACCGGGTGGGATTAACACCGGCGGCCGTTCGCTCGCTGGTTAGAAATGGTCATACCGTGTATTTCGAACACAATGCCGGATTAAAAGCCGGATTCACCGATCAGGAATACGAAACGGCAGGCGGAAAGCTGGTTTACACAGCTTCAGAAGCATATGGACGTGCAGATGTTTTGGTTAAAGTTTCACGACCGACAGAAGATGAATATCGATTTTTTAATCACCAGCAGGCTATCGTCAGTTTCCTGAACCTGGCTGTCGCTTCCGAAGATTTGCTGGAACAGTTGGCAACATCAGAAATAACCGCCATCGCCTGCGAAACGATCGAAACCAACGATAACAAATTGACCGTGTTACAGGCATTGAGCGAAATTACCGGACGCATGTCGCCGGTGATCGCCGGAGATTTGCTAGGCAGCTTTAAAGGCGGTCGCGGTATTTTGTTGAGCGGCATTCCCGGTATCGCGCCGGCATCGGTTGTCATCATCGGTGCGGGTGTACTCGGCTGCAACTCGGCGCGGGCGTTCCGCGATCTGGGTGCGGATGTCACATTACTGGATAACGACCTGATGGCATTGCGCCGGGTGGATCGGTTGTTCGATGCCAAGTTGCCAACCATGTATGCCAACGCACACAATATCGAGAAAGCTGTAAAATTTGCCGATGTGCTGGTAACAACCGCAGCAAGCGCCGGCGAAAAAGCACCGGTGCTGATCACCCGTCAAATGCTGAAAAGCATGAAATCGCGGGCAATCATTCTGGACTTTGCCATTAACAGCGGCGGCAATGTGGAAACGAGCCGTCCCACCACGTTAGCAGATCCTTCTTTTGTGGAAGAAGGTATCATTCACTATTGCGTGCCCAACGTGCCATCACGGGTATCGCGCACCAGCAGCTACGCGCTCTCGAATGCGCTGATTCCATATCTGTTGCAGATGGGCGAATTGGGTATCGACGCAGCTATCCGCAATAACGCGGAGCTTAAACGTGGCGTTAACACATTCCAGGGAAAATTGTCTCACGCAGGCGTTGCGGAGGCACTGAAAAAAGATCTTGAGGTGAAATTATGAGTTGGATGAAGTTATATCAGGAACGGTTAACTTCCGCGGAGGAAGCTGCCCGCAAAATTGTGTCGGACAGCCGGGTGTATCTGGGCGGTGGTGTGGGCGCGCCGCAAACGGTCATCGATGCACTGGTAAAACGCGCACCGGAACTGCGCAATGTGGAATTGATTCACATCCTGCACTTCGGCAAAGCCGAATATGTGAAGCCGGAATATGCCCAGAGTTTCCGGCACAACGCGATGTTTATCGGACACAACGTCCGCAGCGCGGTGCAGCAGGGTCATGCAGATTTTACACCGGTGTTTTTATCGGAAATTCCGTCGCTGTTTCGCGACGGCCATGTGCCGCTGGATATCGCAATTGTTCAGGTTTCGCCGCCGGATGAACACGGGTTTTGTTCGCTGGGCGCAGAAGTGGGTTGCACCAAAGGCGCTGCGGAACATGCCAAATTCACAATCGCAGAAGTGAACAAACAGGTGCCACGCACCCTCGGCGATAGTTTTTTGCACGTCCGCAACCTGGATATGATTGTGGTCAGCGATTATCCGCTGCCGGAAGCATCGCAGGGCGGCGCATCCGAAACGTTGCAGCAGATCGGGAAAATTATCGCGAATCTGATACCCAACGGCGCAACATTGCAAATGGGTATCGGCAGTATTCCGGATGCCGTGTTGAACAATTTGCACAATCATAAAGATCTGGGTATTCACTCCGAGTTGTTCTCGGACGGCGTTGTCGATCTGATTGAAGCCGGCATTATCAACGGTGCGAAAAAGACGCTGCACCCCGGAAAAGTGATTGCCGGATTTATTCTTGGCTCCAAACGGCTGTATGATTATGTGGATAACAACCCGATTATCGAATTGCACCCGACGGATTATGTGAATGATCCGTTTATCATCGCGCAAAATGATAACATGATCAGCATCAACAGCGCCATCGAAGTGGATTTGACCGGACAGGTTGCAGCAGATTCGATCGGCACCCGTTTTTACAGCGGTGTCGGCGGTCAGCTGGATTTTGTGCGCGGGGCATCGCGCTCGAAAGGCGGCAAACCGTTTATCGCGCTGCCGTCCACAGCCAAAAATGGCGAACTCAGCCGCATTGTGCCGATGCTAAAACCCGGCTCCGGCGTGACCACCACCCGTAACGATGCGCCGATTATCGTTACCGAATACGGCTATGTGGAAACCTTCGGCAAAACCATCCGCCAGCGGGCAAAAGCGTTGATTGAGATTGCCGCACCGGAATTCCGGGAAGAACTCACCCAAAAAGCCCGTGAGCTAAATTATTTGTAAACAAGCTGATAGCAGCAACAAAAAAAGGCGTTCGTTTGAACGCCTTTTGTATTTTGGGTCATTTAACTCGTTTTCAGGGTTTGAATATAATTACGTGATAACACTGATGGCGCAGAACGAAATTCTGCAATCTCCCGAACACAACAGCATTTTCAAACATATTTCATTAATGATCAACATCAGAAATTCTGCACTTACACCGCTTCTTCTTCCAGTACATCAGCCAGCGTTTGCATGTAACACGATACATCACCGGGATCATTTTTGCGAAGATAATTCCCGTTTTCAATGCGGGACAGCACTCGTTTATCAGACAGGTTCTCCAGATGAATCACATCGTCATAATTAAACCCGACTTCGCGCAACGCGAGAAAAAGGTTTTCCGCCCGGCTGCCAGTGCCGTCACAAATATCTTTGGCGTATTCTGTCCACTCGTCCAGATCAAATTCCACAGCGCGGGCAATTTCCTTATCGCTCATTTTGGTGACGGTTTGCACCAAATGTCCGCAGTTGCAGCGCGCCATATGTCCCCATTCGTAATTGGCGCCATTGCTTAACTTGGTTGCTGTTTCCCGCAATGCATTAATCAAATCTGATTTATGTGTTGCCATTGCTTACCTCCGTTTGTTGCCGGATATCTCTTTTTACAAAGAAATATAATAATGAGAGATTGTTGAGAAATCAAACAGCATCTGTTTTGCATGAAAAATTT includes:
- a CDS encoding alanine dehydrogenase, with product MNFGIPKEVRPFEYRVGLTPAAVRSLVRNGHTVYFEHNAGLKAGFTDQEYETAGGKLVYTASEAYGRADVLVKVSRPTEDEYRFFNHQQAIVSFLNLAVASEDLLEQLATSEITAIACETIETNDNKLTVLQALSEITGRMSPVIAGDLLGSFKGGRGILLSGIPGIAPASVVIIGAGVLGCNSARAFRDLGADVTLLDNDLMALRRVDRLFDAKLPTMYANAHNIEKAVKFADVLVTTAASAGEKAPVLITRQMLKSMKSRAIILDFAINSGGNVETSRPTTLADPSFVEEGIIHYCVPNVPSRVSRTSSYALSNALIPYLLQMGELGIDAAIRNNAELKRGVNTFQGKLSHAGVAEALKKDLEVKL
- a CDS encoding acetyl-CoA hydrolase/transferase family protein, whose protein sequence is MKLYQERLTSAEEAARKIVSDSRVYLGGGVGAPQTVIDALVKRAPELRNVELIHILHFGKAEYVKPEYAQSFRHNAMFIGHNVRSAVQQGHADFTPVFLSEIPSLFRDGHVPLDIAIVQVSPPDEHGFCSLGAEVGCTKGAAEHAKFTIAEVNKQVPRTLGDSFLHVRNLDMIVVSDYPLPEASQGGASETLQQIGKIIANLIPNGATLQMGIGSIPDAVLNNLHNHKDLGIHSELFSDGVVDLIEAGIINGAKKTLHPGKVIAGFILGSKRLYDYVDNNPIIELHPTDYVNDPFIIAQNDNMISINSAIEVDLTGQVAADSIGTRFYSGVGGQLDFVRGASRSKGGKPFIALPSTAKNGELSRIVPMLKPGSGVTTTRNDAPIIVTEYGYVETFGKTIRQRAKALIEIAAPEFREELTQKARELNYL